One genomic window of Actinoplanes lobatus includes the following:
- a CDS encoding hemopexin repeat-containing protein, whose amino-acid sequence MNSESSSRSVYSPAAYLAELLKLAGPGPELTGRRPDLAGLPSFEDGYAEVPHLDIVNEILAREIERGGAELPSSVRHERIRAYLRHLGVEPAELYRLYAAPADPDVVARESLGLTADDVATATTPLDLARRLELSSTDVDLALRTLCDGVLDRRAIRVLAVVERLHRTLALSFDVVVGLVGPVDVLPALVPADAGRLRVAAALHTDEKSLTTIVRRYRGRIPGTGPFDPGADPNRMLRLLHRITRLAAALSLSVGELLDIVEAVRLDPALALPILIDTEVTGGDPYQILDQGDPDSALWLVQTLVALAGWLRSAKLTGTVLRDIIGGARPAGLAALRARLDGSTPDVLAILREEFGTPAIEAICVAVAGSLTGAVRVLTGPAGAAELAARRIRGFARFATLLGLSPAEVTAAFRDRDLAAKFGEPLELPPGVDRIDALLERADGTVHLFHGRAFWTYAAGSRELTAGPAAIDALSVRFARLAAVDAAFVDAAGTEWIVGRDTDGRSQSFTRQGGQPEFLPRPQTWGVVRNSFADPAHIDAAFTDEQGHTYLFAGDQYVRYSTADHTTVDEGYPRLIADDWAGLERVDQAFVLDGQTYLLSGDRVLSPGTGEHPLAETWPQVTNALAGTGRVDAGYADGPAMLFFAGNQVFRHSDSIENDGVRVDEGFPRRIASVFADLPAAFADGVQAAFRDANGTVHLFQDGSTVALGPDGASVAPTAERWGRLAPALPSGTVDAVLAGRDGHTYLFSGTHYLRYTGADYTTVDEGYPRLIADDWSGLERVDHAFVLDGQTHLFGGGRMLRYSAADYTIPDAGYPQPAPENWWRLPERLFASLGRVDTVFITRDGRIHLFSGGEFVTSDARRRRWSPPQTLKEQWDSLPFDRVDAAFTGADDRTYVFSGTHYARYSDPAVTRIDDQYPAMIDQFWGRLVSPIARTGRVDAALVAGEHTYLFSGDRYVRWTGTDPGYPRRLAQLSSEPAFAGLTVTLTSVDAAVADRGTVYLISGRQIHAVSTATHRRYPDLALDDVRTAYLDSGGVRIEHPDGWRHYSALEGRTVTTQPDRPRALRTVPAQFRSGLDAVLTTVDGNVFLFKGETCFDTRLGRRLPHPHVDAAVSAGGHTYLFSGDQYVRAAATDPRLADPGYPRRIVGNLLAEPGFAGLPAAFEEEIDARYADGSPSMIDAVLAGERTMYLFAGRTCHAVSTAATATYELDRLGRIRNTIAERGRVDAALVDGEHTYLFSGDQFVRYTGGDYRRVDDGYPRPLADFTLAELPPDGVDAVLRAPDGELYVFAGREYRRGNGPSTPIAGAWGRVANEFDGDRPLDAAFVTADGELYAFRGSQFVRYALGSTLDTVDPGHPLRISGRWGQLPARFQAGVDGAFRLHDQIYLHLGDEVVRLGDDHGEPVTFRDLLPPSADYRIGDLRAIQLARGEPGRDEDELNWCRGFGADPADAFALADRFGVGPSTVHADVWTRLYGPEPDLDAAAAALQTLIAAEAGAVLHGEINVRTRDALVAALLAGLGLRHPRELSDRFLTDVEAGAQAMTSRIGEAIAAVRLYLQRRRARVPGYQEWAAERKRLLYPENHLRPGRTPPFETLEQDLLDGDLGDAAIERAYRRYLDEYTEVSRLIVAGGFADAPNGLVLFGRSRIEPRRYHHRQAELNGPDARWTPWQPVGVPIDADRVHPVRAFGRIFVFWVAPEPRRLRIRYSYQRLDHDWVPAQTLGAGEEGAFKAANLLVRVRTDSILVSCSYTVSADGQTDRRAAAVFTLHPELYVDDTPPDTALALATDLETRTEAAATTDRVAQNFADPVADVVRFDLPAGAESWPWFSVDIRGASHLCRPVTVPETEKPPLRPLRGNPDRLPAWDRIDAGFELPNGDRYCFDNGRGVFTVIPARGGRTPAAQPISARFGRLPQALPVPGPVDAVLTRASGHTYVFIGDTCLRYTGPAFGRVDPGFPQRIEQAAAAEGFPAWPRIDLAFTDVQGNEWFYQESAGVVINSAEPGLKIPIAEFQQGLNLGPDFGRIVTVLVTGPITYVIGETRYARYSFRPGLDWWGEPDRGYPRALRGNVDGLPGDRIISEAFEEQGNTHYIDNHSGTVLSVAPDGGRTTRPLHATSEMTETSRVDAAWLADSRLYLTCGREYHRYTLGADQTIPDFPDPGYPQRMPRDVSAAFRRGEHLYLFTGDHYCRVPAGQEPHTLPTARPVAGAWSSGTSFDGVLDGADALFLFVPGGYHRHAKNVDTPHPYELAALPFELIPLTGGAATELNRKLLTDGLPALLSRTTQQPTVFRGADGQYHWEIFGHGPLLVARKLRAAQRFADARRWYEHILDPADTGAVWQLLPLLDPDAPFTAYRNAVVLDYLGNLLEWADQLFQQNTRDALAEARLLCLLAEDLLPQEHDLTDGIFTIPENEVLTEYRSRIADRLRRQT is encoded by the coding sequence GTGAACTCCGAGAGCTCGTCCCGATCGGTCTACTCCCCGGCGGCCTACCTGGCGGAGCTGCTGAAACTGGCGGGTCCCGGGCCGGAGCTGACCGGGCGGCGGCCCGACCTGGCCGGTCTTCCATCGTTCGAGGACGGCTACGCCGAAGTTCCCCACCTGGACATCGTCAACGAGATCCTGGCGCGCGAGATCGAGCGCGGCGGCGCCGAGCTGCCGTCCTCGGTACGGCACGAGCGGATCCGCGCCTACCTGCGGCACCTGGGCGTCGAACCGGCCGAGCTGTACCGGCTGTACGCCGCGCCCGCCGACCCCGATGTGGTGGCCCGCGAGTCCCTGGGCCTCACCGCGGACGACGTGGCGACGGCGACCACGCCACTCGACCTGGCCCGCCGGCTCGAACTGTCCTCCACCGACGTGGACCTGGCGTTACGGACCCTCTGCGACGGGGTGCTCGACCGGCGGGCGATACGCGTCCTTGCGGTTGTCGAGCGCTTGCACCGTACCCTCGCATTGTCTTTTGACGTTGTGGTCGGTCTGGTGGGACCGGTCGACGTGCTTCCGGCACTCGTGCCGGCCGATGCCGGCCGGCTGCGGGTGGCAGCCGCGCTGCACACCGACGAGAAATCGCTGACCACGATCGTCCGGCGGTACCGTGGCCGGATCCCCGGGACCGGCCCGTTCGACCCGGGCGCCGACCCGAACCGGATGCTCCGCCTGCTGCACCGGATCACCCGGCTGGCGGCGGCGCTCAGCCTCTCCGTGGGCGAGCTGCTGGACATCGTGGAGGCGGTGCGGCTCGACCCGGCCCTTGCCCTGCCCATCCTGATCGACACCGAGGTGACCGGCGGAGACCCTTACCAGATCCTCGACCAGGGTGACCCGGACTCGGCGCTCTGGCTGGTGCAGACGCTCGTCGCGCTGGCCGGCTGGCTGCGGTCGGCGAAGCTGACCGGAACCGTGCTGCGCGACATCATCGGCGGCGCCCGGCCGGCGGGCCTGGCCGCGCTCCGCGCCCGCCTCGACGGGTCGACCCCGGATGTGCTCGCGATCTTGCGGGAGGAGTTCGGGACGCCGGCGATCGAGGCGATCTGCGTGGCCGTCGCCGGCAGCCTGACCGGCGCGGTGCGGGTGCTGACCGGGCCGGCCGGGGCCGCCGAGCTGGCGGCCCGCCGGATCCGCGGGTTCGCCCGGTTCGCCACCCTGCTCGGCCTGAGCCCGGCGGAGGTCACGGCCGCGTTCCGGGACCGGGACCTGGCCGCCAAGTTCGGTGAGCCGCTGGAGCTGCCGCCCGGCGTGGACCGCATCGACGCGCTGCTGGAACGCGCGGACGGCACGGTTCACCTGTTCCACGGCCGCGCCTTCTGGACGTATGCGGCCGGCTCCCGGGAGCTCACCGCCGGCCCGGCGGCGATCGACGCGTTGTCCGTGCGGTTCGCGCGGCTCGCCGCGGTCGATGCGGCGTTCGTCGACGCGGCCGGCACCGAATGGATCGTCGGCCGCGACACCGACGGCAGGTCGCAGAGCTTCACCCGCCAGGGCGGGCAGCCGGAGTTCCTGCCCCGGCCGCAGACCTGGGGCGTGGTCCGCAACTCCTTCGCCGATCCGGCCCACATCGATGCCGCGTTCACCGACGAGCAGGGCCACACCTACCTGTTCGCCGGGGATCAGTACGTGCGCTACTCCACCGCCGACCACACGACCGTCGACGAGGGCTACCCGCGCCTGATCGCCGACGACTGGGCCGGCCTGGAACGCGTCGACCAAGCCTTCGTGCTGGACGGCCAGACCTACCTGTTGTCCGGCGACCGCGTGCTGTCGCCCGGAACCGGGGAACACCCCCTCGCCGAGACCTGGCCACAGGTGACGAACGCGCTCGCCGGCACGGGCCGGGTGGACGCCGGGTACGCCGACGGCCCGGCGATGCTGTTCTTCGCCGGCAACCAGGTGTTCCGCCACTCCGACAGCATCGAGAACGACGGTGTACGGGTGGACGAAGGCTTTCCGCGCCGCATCGCGTCGGTCTTCGCCGACCTGCCCGCGGCATTCGCGGACGGCGTGCAGGCCGCCTTCCGTGACGCGAACGGGACCGTCCACCTGTTCCAGGACGGCAGCACCGTGGCGCTGGGCCCGGACGGCGCATCGGTGGCGCCGACCGCGGAGCGCTGGGGCCGGCTCGCTCCGGCGCTGCCCAGCGGCACGGTCGACGCCGTCCTGGCCGGCCGGGACGGGCACACCTACCTGTTCAGCGGCACCCACTACCTGCGCTACACCGGCGCCGACTACACGACCGTCGACGAGGGCTACCCGCGCCTGATCGCCGACGACTGGTCCGGCCTGGAACGTGTCGACCACGCCTTCGTGCTGGACGGCCAGACCCACCTGTTCGGCGGCGGCCGGATGCTGCGCTACTCGGCCGCCGACTACACCATCCCGGACGCCGGCTACCCGCAGCCGGCGCCGGAGAACTGGTGGCGGCTGCCGGAGCGGCTGTTCGCATCGTTGGGGCGGGTGGACACCGTGTTCATCACCCGGGACGGGCGCATCCACCTGTTCTCCGGCGGCGAGTTCGTGACCTCCGACGCCCGGCGCCGCCGCTGGTCACCACCGCAGACGCTCAAGGAACAATGGGACAGCCTGCCGTTCGACCGGGTGGACGCGGCCTTCACCGGCGCCGACGACCGGACGTACGTGTTCAGCGGCACCCACTACGCGCGCTACTCCGACCCCGCCGTCACCCGGATCGACGACCAGTATCCCGCGATGATCGACCAGTTCTGGGGCAGGCTGGTCAGCCCGATCGCCCGGACCGGCCGGGTCGACGCGGCCCTGGTCGCCGGCGAGCACACCTACCTGTTCTCCGGCGACCGGTACGTCCGCTGGACCGGCACCGACCCCGGCTACCCCCGCCGGCTGGCGCAGCTCTCCTCCGAGCCCGCGTTCGCCGGCCTGACCGTGACGCTGACCAGCGTGGACGCGGCCGTCGCCGACCGCGGCACGGTCTATCTGATCAGCGGCCGGCAGATCCACGCCGTCTCGACGGCCACCCACCGCCGGTATCCGGACCTGGCCCTCGACGACGTACGGACCGCCTACCTCGACAGCGGCGGCGTGCGGATCGAGCATCCGGACGGCTGGCGGCACTACAGCGCGCTGGAGGGCCGGACCGTCACCACACAGCCGGACCGGCCGCGAGCGCTGCGCACCGTACCGGCCCAGTTCCGTAGCGGCCTGGACGCGGTGCTGACCACCGTGGACGGCAACGTCTTCCTGTTCAAGGGCGAGACCTGCTTCGACACCCGGCTGGGCCGACGGCTCCCGCACCCGCACGTGGACGCGGCGGTGTCGGCCGGCGGGCACACCTACCTGTTCTCCGGCGATCAGTACGTGCGCGCCGCGGCCACCGACCCCCGGCTGGCCGACCCCGGCTACCCCCGCCGGATCGTCGGGAACCTGCTGGCCGAACCCGGGTTCGCCGGCCTTCCGGCCGCCTTCGAGGAGGAGATCGACGCACGGTACGCCGACGGCAGCCCTTCGATGATCGACGCCGTGCTCGCCGGGGAACGCACGATGTACCTGTTCGCCGGCCGTACCTGTCACGCGGTGAGCACCGCCGCGACCGCGACCTACGAGCTGGACCGGCTCGGCCGGATCCGCAACACCATCGCCGAACGCGGGCGGGTGGACGCGGCCCTGGTCGACGGCGAGCACACCTACCTGTTCTCCGGCGACCAGTTCGTCCGCTACACCGGCGGCGACTACCGCCGGGTCGACGACGGCTACCCGCGGCCGCTGGCCGACTTCACCCTGGCCGAGCTGCCGCCCGACGGCGTCGACGCGGTGTTGCGGGCGCCGGACGGCGAACTGTACGTCTTCGCCGGCCGCGAGTACCGGCGCGGGAACGGCCCGTCCACCCCGATCGCCGGCGCCTGGGGCCGTGTCGCCAACGAGTTCGACGGGGACCGGCCGCTGGACGCCGCGTTCGTCACCGCCGACGGCGAGCTGTACGCGTTCCGCGGCAGCCAGTTCGTGCGGTACGCCCTCGGCAGCACACTCGACACGGTGGATCCCGGCCACCCGCTGCGGATCAGCGGCCGCTGGGGCCAGCTGCCGGCCCGGTTCCAGGCCGGCGTGGACGGCGCGTTCCGCCTGCACGACCAGATCTACCTGCACCTCGGCGACGAGGTGGTGCGCCTCGGCGACGACCACGGCGAGCCGGTCACTTTCCGGGACCTGCTCCCACCGTCCGCCGACTACCGGATCGGTGACCTGCGGGCGATCCAGCTCGCCCGTGGCGAACCCGGCCGGGACGAGGACGAGCTGAACTGGTGCCGTGGCTTCGGCGCGGACCCCGCCGACGCGTTCGCGCTGGCCGACAGGTTCGGTGTCGGCCCGTCGACCGTGCACGCCGACGTCTGGACGCGTCTGTACGGTCCCGAACCGGATCTCGACGCGGCCGCCGCCGCGCTGCAAACGCTGATCGCCGCCGAAGCCGGCGCCGTGCTGCACGGCGAGATCAACGTCCGGACCCGGGACGCGCTGGTCGCCGCGTTACTCGCCGGCCTGGGTCTGCGACATCCCCGCGAGCTGTCCGACCGGTTCCTGACCGACGTCGAGGCCGGCGCCCAGGCGATGACCTCGCGGATCGGTGAGGCGATCGCCGCGGTGCGGCTCTACCTCCAGCGTCGCCGGGCCCGGGTACCCGGCTATCAGGAGTGGGCGGCCGAGCGCAAGCGCCTGCTCTACCCGGAGAACCACCTGCGGCCCGGCCGGACGCCTCCGTTCGAGACGCTGGAACAGGACCTGCTCGACGGTGACCTCGGTGACGCCGCGATCGAGCGGGCGTACCGCCGCTATCTGGACGAGTACACCGAGGTGTCCCGGCTGATCGTCGCCGGCGGATTCGCCGACGCCCCGAACGGTCTGGTGCTCTTCGGCCGCAGCCGCATCGAGCCACGCCGCTACCACCACCGGCAGGCCGAACTCAACGGCCCCGACGCGCGGTGGACACCCTGGCAGCCGGTCGGCGTGCCGATCGACGCCGACCGTGTCCACCCGGTGCGCGCGTTCGGCCGGATCTTCGTGTTCTGGGTCGCGCCCGAACCGCGGCGGCTGCGGATCCGCTACTCCTACCAGCGGCTGGACCACGATTGGGTGCCGGCGCAGACCCTCGGCGCCGGCGAGGAAGGCGCATTCAAGGCGGCAAATCTTCTGGTACGGGTGCGGACGGACTCGATCCTGGTGTCCTGTTCGTACACCGTCTCAGCGGACGGGCAGACCGACCGGCGGGCGGCCGCGGTGTTCACCCTCCACCCCGAGCTGTACGTCGACGACACGCCACCGGACACGGCCCTCGCCCTGGCCACCGACCTGGAGACCCGCACCGAGGCGGCGGCGACCACCGACCGCGTCGCCCAGAACTTCGCGGACCCGGTCGCCGACGTGGTGCGCTTCGACCTGCCGGCCGGAGCCGAGTCGTGGCCGTGGTTCAGCGTCGACATACGCGGCGCCAGCCACCTGTGCCGACCGGTGACGGTCCCCGAAACGGAGAAGCCGCCACTGCGGCCGCTGCGGGGCAACCCGGACCGGCTTCCCGCGTGGGACCGGATCGACGCCGGCTTCGAGCTGCCCAACGGGGACCGGTACTGCTTCGACAACGGGCGTGGCGTGTTCACGGTCATCCCCGCGCGCGGCGGGCGGACACCGGCGGCGCAGCCGATCAGCGCCCGGTTCGGCCGGCTGCCGCAGGCGCTGCCCGTCCCCGGCCCGGTCGATGCCGTCCTCACCCGGGCGAGCGGGCACACGTACGTCTTCATCGGCGACACCTGCCTGCGCTACACCGGGCCGGCGTTCGGCCGCGTCGACCCCGGGTTCCCCCAGCGCATCGAGCAGGCCGCCGCGGCCGAAGGGTTCCCGGCGTGGCCGCGGATCGATCTGGCCTTCACCGACGTACAGGGAAATGAATGGTTTTATCAGGAGAGCGCCGGCGTCGTGATCAACTCGGCCGAGCCGGGCCTGAAGATCCCGATCGCCGAGTTCCAGCAGGGGCTCAACCTGGGCCCGGACTTCGGCCGGATCGTCACGGTGCTGGTCACCGGGCCGATCACCTACGTCATCGGTGAGACCCGGTACGCCCGCTACAGCTTCCGGCCGGGGCTCGACTGGTGGGGGGAACCCGACCGCGGCTACCCGCGCGCTCTGCGCGGCAACGTGGACGGGCTGCCCGGCGACCGCATCATCAGTGAGGCGTTCGAGGAGCAGGGCAACACCCATTACATCGACAACCATTCCGGTACGGTGCTGAGCGTCGCGCCGGACGGCGGCCGCACCACCCGGCCGTTGCACGCCACCAGCGAGATGACGGAAACCTCGCGGGTGGACGCCGCCTGGCTGGCCGACAGCCGGCTGTATCTGACGTGCGGGCGCGAGTACCACCGCTACACGCTCGGCGCCGACCAGACGATCCCCGACTTCCCCGACCCGGGATACCCGCAGCGGATGCCACGCGACGTCTCGGCCGCGTTCCGCCGTGGCGAGCACCTGTACCTGTTCACCGGGGACCATTACTGCCGCGTTCCGGCCGGTCAGGAGCCTCATACCCTGCCCACCGCGCGGCCCGTGGCGGGCGCCTGGTCCTCCGGCACGTCGTTCGACGGCGTCCTCGACGGCGCCGACGCCCTGTTCCTGTTCGTCCCGGGCGGCTACCACCGGCACGCGAAGAACGTGGACACACCCCATCCGTACGAGCTGGCCGCCCTGCCGTTCGAACTCATCCCGCTGACCGGAGGCGCCGCGACCGAACTCAACCGAAAGCTGCTCACCGACGGCCTGCCGGCGCTGCTGTCCCGCACCACCCAGCAGCCCACCGTCTTCCGCGGCGCCGACGGCCAGTACCACTGGGAGATCTTCGGGCACGGCCCGCTGCTGGTGGCCCGGAAGCTGCGGGCCGCACAGCGTTTCGCGGACGCCCGCCGCTGGTACGAGCACATCCTCGACCCGGCCGACACCGGCGCTGTCTGGCAGCTCCTGCCGCTGCTGGACCCGGACGCACCGTTCACGGCCTACCGGAACGCCGTGGTGCTGGACTACCTCGGCAACCTGCTGGAGTGGGCCGACCAGCTGTTCCAGCAGAACACCCGGGACGCTCTCGCCGAGGCGCGGCTGCTCTGCCTGCTGGCCGAGGACCTGCTACCCCAGGAGCACGACCTGACCGACGGCATCTTCACGATCCCGGAGAACGAGGTGCTCACCGAATACCGCTCCCGGATCGCGGACCGGCTGCGCCGCCAGACATGA
- a CDS encoding Clp protease N-terminal domain-containing protein, with the protein MLTVVGTGFFEVLRRACRTTTKLQRSEIQPDAVLEGLVGRYPPLRPVLRPALGQDTGRQDPGEHVELPPDEERELLHAMREARWEACGWSADGLPRWAADTEASLRLAMAIAVARDRPWVGPDHLLEALLDDPGTAVNHVIDFEALTDVADQLWAAVGSVGPRREMSRHLHMIGVLADPGGGGKPPSRAMTHLVIPGLRLFTGASMALVYLETEAIAETVRLGHDRTTPAHLLLSLMLLEEQMDDTGLQPAAEYRTACDPILRPLLADREPALKIMAETTPSGPPAAPQRRRIWRTYAKNPPWTVSAARVAEAARTAGPEPAGSAHLLRAILADPDDSGRRLLRNFVDLAEVTDLLAHRLPPHTT; encoded by the coding sequence ATGCTCACCGTCGTAGGGACCGGCTTCTTCGAGGTCCTCCGCCGGGCGTGCCGGACCACCACCAAACTCCAACGGTCCGAGATACAGCCCGATGCGGTACTGGAAGGCCTGGTGGGCCGCTACCCACCGCTTCGCCCGGTGCTGCGGCCGGCGCTCGGCCAGGACACCGGGCGGCAGGATCCCGGCGAGCACGTCGAACTGCCACCGGACGAGGAACGCGAACTGCTGCACGCCATGCGGGAGGCCCGGTGGGAGGCGTGCGGCTGGTCCGCCGACGGCCTTCCCCGATGGGCCGCCGACACCGAGGCCTCCCTGCGATTGGCGATGGCGATCGCGGTGGCCCGGGACCGGCCGTGGGTGGGCCCGGACCACCTGCTGGAGGCGCTGCTCGACGATCCGGGCACGGCGGTGAACCACGTCATCGACTTCGAGGCCCTGACGGACGTGGCCGACCAGCTGTGGGCCGCCGTCGGCTCCGTCGGGCCGCGGCGGGAGATGTCCCGCCACCTGCACATGATCGGGGTCCTCGCCGATCCGGGCGGCGGCGGGAAGCCACCGTCGCGCGCGATGACCCACCTGGTGATCCCCGGCCTCCGGCTGTTCACCGGTGCCAGCATGGCGTTGGTCTATCTGGAGACCGAGGCCATCGCGGAGACCGTCAGGTTGGGTCACGACCGGACCACGCCGGCGCATCTGCTGCTGTCGCTCATGCTCCTCGAGGAACAGATGGACGACACCGGCCTGCAACCGGCCGCCGAGTATCGCACCGCGTGCGACCCCATCCTGCGCCCGCTGTTGGCCGACCGGGAGCCCGCCCTGAAGATAATGGCGGAGACCACACCGTCCGGGCCGCCCGCGGCACCACAGCGACGCCGGATCTGGCGCACCTACGCGAAGAACCCACCATGGACGGTCTCGGCCGCCCGCGTCGCCGAGGCCGCCCGCACCGCGGGACCCGAACCGGCCGGCAGCGCCCACCTGCTCCGGGCGATCCTCGCCGACCCGGACGACAGCGGCCGCCGGCTACTGCGGAACTTCGTCGACCTCGCCGAGGTCACCGACCTGCTGGCCCACCGCCTGCCACCCCACACCACCTGA
- a CDS encoding DUF5984 family protein, which produces MLRFQFECRPLADVSPWGRSQLTLHWFGLSEGWFWFDSEDREVLRYRDEAVRRWDLERPYPDYYIARMWEDLILLRWVLEEPVPDDLVPFVDGTFPSREIPDDDVYGDDVDVAFSVQSDFNVYLGYLAQSPTLKCWRHSVEGGDVVTLSQQLTTEEASTFDGPPRLEFSLPAAEFFAAVEDFDRRFITAMEERVVELERSGPPAGVALDLDDLRREHLQRSRWLEQRLSEPRKVDWAAVRNGVAEICSWPSAVEM; this is translated from the coding sequence TTGTTGAGGTTCCAGTTCGAGTGCCGGCCGCTTGCCGATGTCTCTCCATGGGGTCGCAGTCAGCTGACACTGCACTGGTTCGGGCTGAGCGAAGGCTGGTTCTGGTTCGACAGCGAGGACCGGGAGGTCCTGCGCTACCGCGATGAGGCGGTCCGCCGTTGGGATCTCGAACGGCCGTACCCGGACTACTACATCGCCCGGATGTGGGAAGACCTGATACTGCTGCGCTGGGTGCTTGAGGAGCCGGTGCCCGACGACCTCGTGCCGTTCGTCGATGGCACGTTCCCGAGCCGCGAGATTCCGGACGACGACGTATACGGCGATGACGTCGATGTTGCTTTCAGCGTGCAGAGTGACTTCAACGTCTATCTGGGCTATCTGGCGCAGTCGCCGACCTTGAAGTGTTGGCGGCACAGCGTCGAGGGCGGCGACGTGGTGACACTCAGCCAGCAGCTCACGACGGAGGAAGCCAGCACGTTCGACGGGCCGCCCCGGCTGGAGTTCAGCTTGCCGGCGGCGGAGTTCTTCGCAGCGGTCGAGGACTTCGACCGGCGATTCATCACGGCAATGGAAGAGCGTGTCGTGGAGCTGGAACGAAGCGGACCACCCGCAGGCGTCGCTCTCGACCTGGACGACCTGCGGCGAGAGCACCTGCAGCGCAGCCGCTGGCTGGAGCAGCGCCTATCCGAGCCACGGAAGGTCGACTGGGCCGCGGTCCGGAACGGAGTCGCTGAGATCTGCTCGTGGCCGTCAGCCGTCGAGATGTGA
- a CDS encoding molybdopterin-dependent oxidoreductase yields the protein MMRYWPRRAPGLPPGQRLMAEMPRFSDLPHLPPPAMPTAPRLEIRNEGELVAVLTAADLRALGPRDHTADFHCVTTWSVTGLVWTGVPLREVLASVGMSDAPAPYLVARAGDRREAVLTWEDAVAEDVLLATRLNGAALDDRHGAPLRLVAPSQYGYKSVKHLIAIEFRAEQPRLMSKEHLRARVAFEERHPRLPSPLVRLPYRLMIAPTAYVAERSLSHRRTN from the coding sequence ATGATGCGCTACTGGCCGCGGCGCGCCCCTGGGCTACCGCCCGGGCAGCGCCTGATGGCGGAGATGCCCCGATTCAGCGACCTCCCCCACCTCCCTCCGCCCGCCATGCCGACCGCGCCCAGACTGGAAATCAGGAACGAAGGCGAGCTGGTCGCCGTCCTGACCGCCGCTGACCTGCGGGCGCTCGGACCGCGCGACCATACGGCCGACTTCCACTGCGTCACGACGTGGTCGGTGACAGGGCTGGTATGGACCGGCGTTCCGCTGCGGGAGGTTCTCGCCTCGGTGGGGATGTCCGACGCGCCCGCGCCGTACCTGGTGGCCCGTGCAGGCGATCGCCGCGAGGCCGTCCTCACCTGGGAAGACGCCGTCGCCGAGGACGTGCTCCTGGCCACCCGTCTCAACGGCGCCGCCCTCGATGACAGGCACGGCGCCCCTCTGCGGCTCGTGGCTCCCAGCCAGTACGGCTACAAGAGCGTCAAGCACCTCATCGCCATAGAATTCCGCGCCGAACAGCCCCGGCTCATGTCGAAAGAACACCTCCGAGCTCGCGTCGCCTTCGAGGAACGGCATCCGCGACTGCCGAGTCCGCTGGTCAGGCTGCCGTACCGGTTGATGATCGCCCCGACCGCGTACGTGGCTGAGCGGTCGCTGAGCCATCGTCGTACCAATTAA
- a CDS encoding DUF4291 domain-containing protein: MPLLRRIRADFDADTIVMYQAFGPAITDAALAAGRFVAPFSFTRMTWIKPSLLWLMHRSNWARKPGQERVLAVRITSAGWEQALSQAVLTAPVPAIHGSAAAWSTAFDAASVHVQWDPERSARGAALNHYSIQVGIGRALIRAYAEQWVVGLTDLTPTVHKIDALIRAGQAAKAQRLLPPERPYPLDPATARRIQADTA, encoded by the coding sequence ATGCCGTTACTGCGCCGGATCCGCGCCGATTTCGACGCCGACACGATCGTGATGTACCAGGCCTTCGGGCCGGCGATCACGGATGCGGCACTGGCCGCCGGGCGTTTCGTGGCGCCGTTCTCGTTCACCCGGATGACCTGGATCAAACCGTCCCTGCTGTGGTTGATGCACCGCAGCAACTGGGCTCGCAAGCCCGGCCAGGAACGTGTCCTGGCCGTCCGGATCACCAGCGCCGGCTGGGAGCAGGCGCTGTCGCAGGCGGTCCTCACCGCGCCGGTGCCGGCGATCCACGGCAGCGCGGCCGCCTGGAGCACGGCGTTCGACGCCGCGAGCGTGCACGTGCAGTGGGATCCGGAACGCTCGGCCCGGGGAGCGGCGCTCAACCACTACAGCATCCAGGTCGGCATCGGCCGCGCGCTGATTCGCGCGTACGCCGAGCAGTGGGTCGTCGGTCTCACCGACCTCACTCCCACCGTGCACAAGATCGATGCGCTGATCCGGGCCGGCCAGGCTGCCAAGGCCCAGCGTCTACTTCCGCCGGAACGCCCTTACCCGCTCGACCCCGCAACCGCTCGCCGGATCCAGGCGGACACCGCATAG